In Taeniopygia guttata chromosome 14, bTaeGut7.mat, whole genome shotgun sequence, the genomic window gtgccaggtgGGCTGGTTTTGCATGGAAGTGGGGGCAAAGATGGGTCAGTGTTTATCTGAATGTCAAATGTCCCTCTCTAATGACATTTGTTTGCGTTTGGATCAATGATGAATGAGCTGAGCCACACTGGGGTAAGAGGATGGTGTTAGGGTTGAGATGTTTTCAGTGATTCTCTGGCCTCCCTCTCTGTTGGATGCCCCTGCAAGGGAAGCCAGGATGAGCTCAGCTAATCCACAAAGTAGAAAATGGCAAAATCTGGCTCCAGGCTGGATCAAGCCATGGGCTCCCAATGGTCACTGAgatgggcagcagctgctgaactGGGCTTTAGTGCATAttcctttggggaaaaaagtcagGGTTTTGGTGAGAAATGCCCATGGGGTAAAGGCAGGAAGGACAAATTCACTCATTTCTCAAATCAGAACAACAAggagggtttttcttttcccccctgaCATTGTTTGAAAACCTTATTTTgattcctctgcagctgcttaGAGCCAAACCCTCAAACCAATCCAATCCCAATAAACAGCTCCTCCTTGGATAAATCAGTGTACAGCCAGGATGGAGAGAAAGCTTCTGGGCAGGATGGGACATGGCTGAGCACTGGATCACCAACTAACTGAAGGAATGCTCAGGAGTGAGGGAGTAGGAGCTGGAGCAAAGCTGGAAGTCTACTCTGGGAAACTTCTAAAACTTCATCTGAGACAAAAATGTCACCACAACCTGGTCTTGTTTGTGCCACAAGAGTCAGCAAACTTCACAGGAAAGCAAACTTCCCAGGAAAGTTTAGATACCTGGTACTCAAAACCTCCCTGATATGCCTTGTTTATTAGCAGCTAAACATTAAGCCCTTGGCAAACAGGGATCTTTGGGGCCAGGGACTCGTGACTATGACAAACCACTCATGGATGCCAACGCCAGAACCAGGTGGGACCTGTTGGTGTGGCTGAGGAGGGGGACAGGCTACTCCAGGTGGGGATGGCAGAATCTTGGCAATGCCCACAGCTCACAAAGACCAGGGCCAGGAGGAGAAAGGCTCAGCAAAACACTGCTCTtgccatggccctgcagagaTGCACCATTCCCCAGGTCAGGAGAAGGATTAAATGGTTTCTCACTGGAGCTGGAGGGAGACTTCTCCGCTTCCCGAGACGTGTCTCCCACAGTGCCAGTGCTGCCCCAGAAATCCACTGCtctgctgtttaaaaatattctttgagGACACCTGACTGATCTTGCAAAGCCCATATAAATTTTTGTCTCATTTCAGTAATTAGGCCAATTATAGCAAAATGTTGTTTGCAATTCAAGAGAAGGATGGGCTAAAATCTTAACCAGATGCTTTTTCTGTGGTGCCAAAACAGAGCCTGAACAAAgctcccttcctctccctctgtGTTAAGTAACccaagagaaatattttgaagggCTCCAGCACCAGGTAATGGCTTTTTCTGCCACGCTTGAAGGGACCCtgacaaacacacaaacaaagcCTGACCCACTTTAGGAGAATGAGGGCTGACTCCAAGAAAAGGAGCTGGGATTTCATTAATGTCCTTAATGTGACCCCATTAGTGAGTGTCTACTACGTGCATCCAGGTAAATTTATCTGTCCCCCATGACACCCACAGTGTCCTTGTACAGGGCAATGATGCCCTGGGATCCATGGATGCACAAGCACAGGGACACAAGAGCACAAGGATGCACCCAGGAATGCACTCAGGAAAGTACAATCACACATGGATGTGCACACAGGGATGTACACACATGTGCTGTCCCACTCCAACACCTTCCCAACATGTTGGGTATGCATCCAGGAGCTCAGGAGAGAAAGCCTTGCCTGGGCTGAGCCTTGCCCTTCAGTGCAGGATCTTGCAGCATTGCTTCAAGGCCATGATTGCATATTGAGAGTGAAACTGTTGCTGCCTCATGTTTTTGGCCGCACGTGTTCAGAGGCTCACTCATTATTTCTAAATAATGGCAGGGACGTTGCTGACTCACCACACTGCGGCGGGAGCCAGCAGGGATCCAGGGCTGCTTTTGCCCAGTGGTAACAAGGGCACTTCTCTCTGCAGGCGTAGGTTTcctcagggacaccccaaattcACACTCCAAGTTCCTCTCTTGCTCCTGCAAGGTGACTTTTGCCCCTTTGCCCTGGCTGGAAAACAATTTGGAGTGTTCAAACCTGGCTGTGGGATGATTCTGCAGGGTCTGGTGGCACCCAGGACTCAGAACTCTGGGGTGCTGCACGATCCCAGAGCCGCCCAACGGTGACAGTGAGTTCCAGAGccacctgcagctggagctgggccaggctgtgGCCGCTCTGCCTGCGTGTTTTCCTTGATCCGTGTTTCTGCGTAGCTGATCTTGTGCAAGAAGTCCTCGGTGCTCCCTCTGCCCACGAAATGGCCAGGGTGCCTCCCCTGGGGTGGCCTGGGCCAGCCTCAGTGTTTGGTCAGcagtggggtggcactggagaaCATGGGGAGGTCACTGGCCGCTCCCTGTGGCCTTGAATCGTCCCCACTCACCTCCCGAGGCTTGGAGCATCGAAACACTGGCCTGCATGGCCAGGCCAATGCCCTGCAGTGACACCCAGGCCACAGGCAGCCTGGCCAAGCCTCCTGTGCCACCTCTTGTCCCAGGCTCTGTCCTGCACGGTGGGCTCTCCTCAAGGGTGGCATCTCCTGGGTCATGGGATGATGGCTCAATGATCTCCCATGGCAGCCCAGTTTCCCCAGCAGCCAGCGACTCCAGGAGGCATTAGGGTGATGTGGATGTCTTTGGTACTGCTTGTTTGGATGTTAAAGCTCATCTGGGGCACCAGCAGCTCTAGGATGATGTGGGAGTGCAGGGCTGAGTGTTTGGGGCAGCCAGACCTCCAGGGCCTAAATCCCTCTGGTAAAACTGAGTTTCTAAAGATGAAGCTTGGCTTGTGACCTGCCGCTCCCATCAGCACCCCCAGGAGAAGACTGAGACACCAGGGCCTGAAATGATCCCAGGAGCCaagacagagcagagcccaAGACCAAATTCACATCTGGTCAAAATTAGGGAGATCTTAGCCACAAACCTGAGCAATTGTAGGATCACAGCCATGACCTAACAAAAAGGTGCCCTGACCACagccaagggctggagctgtaACTTCTCATTCCTATCACCCTCTCCCAGGTGGCCACAACCTTGACAACACTTCCCCGACTGAGCAATACAGACTTATCCCACCACGGCAGCTTAGCAagactgaaacagaaaattcagctgctgatgaaatgcaggagcaggaggaagagatAAAGTTCAACCTGGTGATAGCCACATAGTAAAAAATGATAACAGAGCTGGTGGCAACAGCACAACAAGCTCCAGATGGTCCAACAGCAAGAAGTGGAGCCCAGTGAAAGGTCAGACCATCAATATAAAAAACATCAAGCCATTGTAAAGAAATAGTGAAAGGCACAGAGTCACCTGGTGCTGAATTAAATAACTGGTGGTAAATACCTCAAAAGTTCCCTTTGGAAGAGGACGAGAGGTACAATCTGTACAGAAATaacaggagaagaaagaataaCATTGGCATCATAAAGAAACAGACAATAACAAAAGATAGTCTGGATAGGGATTATTTGATCAGCTGGGGTTTAGGATAATGGGTTAATGAAATGTCTGGGTGAGCAATGAATGTACACAGAAAATCAGATGGTTTGGAAACATTCACACATTTCAGACACTGCCTGTCCAGCAAATGAATTGTACAAAGAGCCACAATTAAATTGAGGAACAGGTCGATCATTTGCACTTCAGGTTTATTACCAAATCCAGGGGGAAATTATTCATTTCATTCATCACTAAGTGTCTTTGTTCATGCTTTAGCTGCCTCACATGGAGTTTTCACAGGCTGCTCATTCAAACCCTTCTGTTGAGGAACTGATTAGCgggggaaaaaatccagaatGAAAATTAGGGAGAACTGCAGCGCACCACCAGCTCCTCCTGAGAACAGTGGATGGGCTGACACAGCCCTCCCATCCGAGATGGAGACCTCAACAAAACTGCCAAAGGATTTGGGAAGAACTGCATTACAAGGACATAAAAAAGGTCGCCAAAGTCGCCCCCTTGGAACAAAAGTCTCACTGCTTGGAGCTCCATAAGGACGGGTGAAGATTTGGGCACCCCAGCACTGTTCCTCACCTGAGGTAAACATTGTGCACACCCACAATGCATAAAATCAAAAACCTTCTCTTCCCTGCCAGGCCTGtcagctgctctcagctctCCCTGCGGCCCTCATTAGGGGTATGAACTCACTGTCGTGCTACAGACCACAGCTCTACTGTGCCCCCGTGCAGGCTGACACCACACTCTCATCTGATCAATTCACCAGCATCTCCAGTGGTGGAGGAGCCTTTCAAACTTTAACCAGACTGTGAAATACCTTTGCTGTCCCCTGGACTTGCCACAAGACACGACAAGCCCCAAAGGACAGAGATGGGTCACCTGGGGAAGCTGGAGGAGCTGTTTCCACAAGAAAGAGAAGGCAAGAGGCAGGGACACATCACCTAGACCAAGCTGTGTTCCAGCTCTTTGGGAACATGACACTCCAAATAGAAAtggaaaggcaaaaagaaatgctgattgACAGCACTTTAGGTACTGAATGGTATCTGCATGTTGTCACCTGCTGGAACAACTGCTTGACTCAAACATCAGAGACAGGCATCCAGCAACCCAGCAATTATTGCTGCCCTCCCCCAGAAAGCCAAGGGGAGAATTAAAACCAGCATAGTACTGAGGGGAGTGTCCCCCACGGAGCCTGAATCAACTCCTGCTTTagaaacagcccttaaaaagAGGCAGAAATGAACCATTCAGCCCCATCTGAAGGACACAGCATCCTGTGCCTCCTGCTTGGCTCAGTCAAGGGCCATAAATACCACCAGCCTTCCCACAGGGATCTGCTCAGCGGAACCTGGGCTCCCCCAGGCTCCTTTACACATTCCAGCATCAGTTACTGAACCAGGATCTATTCCTGACAGTAGGAACAAAGTGAGTGATTGCATCTGCTATATTTAGAGCAAACAGCCAATACCCCCGCATTTAAATGGTTGCCAGCATTCTCATTAGATGTATAAATAGCctctgtttgttttcagaaagaaattggtttaaaaaagaaaactaccTTCCTAGTCCTCAGCCTGTAACCATTGAGCAGTGAGGCCTATTtcatatgaaaaattaaataatgctTTTTGTTTAAGCCAAACCAGGAACAAAAGCTCTCAGCTGTGGCTGGTATTATCCATGCTGTGATGCTTTGTGTGGGTACAGGGGTTTGAACACAAGGGCAGCACTTAACTGAAGCAAACTGAGGCTGCTTGCTGCAGAGGGGCATCACcctccctctcccagccttgACCACTCACCATCCTGAGCCACCTCTTCCCCCTGCAGGTCAGTCACATCAGAGCTCCATTccttcacagaatcccagaatggtttgggttggaaaggactttaaagatcacctgcttccaatcccctgccatgggataCCTTCTGCTAGACCAGTTGCTTCAAACTTTATCCAGCCTagctttggacacttccagggatggggcagccacagcttctctggacaatctgtgccagggcctcactcTCAGAGGGAAGAATTCTTTCCCAAGATCCCAGGTAACCCTGCCCACTGtagtgggaagccattcccccttgtcctgtcactcgagcccttgtccaaagtccctctccagctctcttggagcccctttaggcagtggaaggggctctgaggtctccccagactcctctcttctccaggctgagcacccccagctctctcagccttcttctcttcttctccctctcccagcTTCACAGCAGTCCCAGCCCTGACATCACACTTCTGTTCTTCCTCCAGATTCCTCCAGTCTCCAGCCCAGGCTCTCATCCAACACTCCAGCTTGCTTTCCCTGCAACTGATGCTGGCCATGCTTCCTCCCTTGAGTAGAAAATCTGGTTCCACATAAACATCTGTCCTTAAGGCATTTTAAGGATCACATCCCCATCCTCCAGCCCATCCAACCCCCATTTGCATTAAAGTCAAACTGAGGACcccaaataacaaaaaaatacattggAAAGCTGGGATATAAGAGACAGCAAAACCCCGCTGTGGTTATTTACACAAAATAATGCAATTTCCCCCTCAGATTTGGCTTGCAAGAGAGGGACACCAAGtgtgctgaggggctgggagccaCGATGAGGCCACAGATAGCTCCTGGGACCACTGGGTGATTCCTGGGATTCCTGGATGGTTACTGGGACACACGGATGTTTTATGGGACCTCTGGGTGGTTCCAGCAGTCCCTGAATGGCTCCTGGGACACCTGGATGGTTCCTGGCACCCCTTCTCTTCACCCTGCCCTTGGGATGTGGGATTCCACAATCTCTGCTTCCTCCAATCCCCCACCTCCTGTGGCTTGGATGGGAGGTGGGATCATTGTGGGGGTGTCAGGGGAGGATCCCTGGGGATTGCAGGGGGATCTCTGAGGggtgcagggggatctctgaggggtgcagggggatctctgaGAGGTGTAGGGAGAAGCAATAGGGGGGCATTGGGACGATCACTGGTGGGGTGTCAGGGTGATCACTGGAGGTTTCAGGGAGGATCACTGAGGCACAGGTGGGATCACTGGGGAGACACGTAGAGGGTATCACTGGGAGGGATCATTGGAAGTTTCGGGGGATCACTGAGGGTCTCAGGGAGATCACTGGAGGTTTTAGGAGGGATCACTGGGCTCTTTGGAATCACCGGAGGTTTCAGGGGTCTCTGGGGGATGACTGGAGGTTTTAGGAGGGATCACTGAGGGTCTCAGGGATCACTGGAGATTTCAGGAGGGATCACTGGCGGGGTGCACAGGCAGGATCACTGTGGAGGCGTTTAGGGGTGATCACTGCGAGCTCCGGCGGGGATCACAGGAATTTTCAGGGGGATCACTGCGGTGTCGGCGGGATCACAGCGCGGCCGCAGGGCACGGCCCCAGCCCGGCTCCGAGCTCCGTGAGGGCGGCGCGGCCGTGAGgcggagccgggccgggcccgccccgccccgctccgtCACTGCCGGGCCCGCCATGGCGTCCGGGCCCGCGGGCCGCGCCGCcgaggagccgccgccgccggagccgcccgCCGAGCAGAAACCGCCGCCGCTACCGCCCGCGCAGGAGGAGTTCTCCTTCCTGCCGCTCGTCCACGACATCATCAAATGGTAACGGCGGGCAcggccgccgccggcccccgccccgccccgccggcagcCGCGGCCCGGCCGCACCGCCCCGCTGGGCGCTGCCTCACAGCGGAGCTCTCGGGGGGCCTGGTGAGGAGCGGGGCTCAGGGGAGCCCTCGCCGGTGGTGTTCTCCCAGCCACAGCATCCTCGGGGATGCCCTGCATAGGCAGTGAGGCAATGGGATGCCCGCCCCCTTTGGTGATGCTCACCCGGCTCCCGGCATCCACAGGATGCTTTGGATGGGAAGAAGGCAGTGGGGTTCCCTCTAAGTTGTTTTTTCATCCTTAGCATCCTCATCATGCCTTGAGCAGTGAGCTGAGCTATTGGACCCTCCCTCAAGTGATGCTCTCCCAGCCCTCACTTCCCCAGGATGCCCTGAAGAGGTAGCAGGGCAGTGCGGTCACCCTGCAAGTgatgctctccatcctcccagCATCTCCTTTGCCCTTTTTCTCTCAGCTGGAGTTCCTGGGAAGAGTGTTGGAGAGAGCTGGCGCAGCCCCAAGTGCATCTCCACTCTGAGTGGTGCCATGCCTGGGTGGTGTCAGGGTCACCCGAGCAGTGCAGGTGCTCCCATGGCTCAGGTACACTGCCCCACCGCtaaccccagagcaggagcactGTGTGCCCACTGGGTTATTGCTCCAGAGAACTGTGCTCTTTGGCTGATAACAGCCTCAGGAAGTACAGGCAGTGCGTCAGGAATGCAGCCCATTTCTGGGAAGTTGTAAAAAAGGGGATGGCTTCCTCAGTGGGACATACACTGTTCTCTTCTCAGCTCAAATAAGCACTGTACAGGTGAAAGGTGCTGGTACAAGAGTCCTGAGAACTAATGTGTTTCTGGGTCAGGATAACCCCTCCAGAGATGCTCATCTGAATTCCCAGAAAGGGGATGTCTCTGCCATGGAAATCCATCCAGGAAGGCTCTGTGCTCTCACCTGGGCAGGGTGAGGCAGTGGGCATGGGAACCATGAATTGATTTccttctgccctctccctgtgTACCAGTTGAGGAGCTGATTTGTGTCCTGCAGATGTTTCACTTGGAGCAAACACGTCTGAAAGGTGAGGGAGGTTCATCCTTAATGGCTCTGCAGCCCAAGCAGCCCAATCCATGGGAATTAATCCCTTTGACACACCAGTCCAGAATGGGCATGAGAACACAAACACTGTAATTTCACTCAGTCTCCTCACTGTGCTAGGTGTAGGCCATCAGGCTGCTCCCTGACCTTGATTCTCTCTGATCTGTGCAGACCACAGAGTGAGGCTAAATCCCCTGCCAGGTGTGTGCGTGTACATCACCAAAGTGGGCAGTAGCCACAGGCTGAGACCTCCCAGACTGTGATGTGTCACTGATCAGGTTGTAGTGACTCACAGATGACAGTCCCAGGGATATCTTGTGCCCTGTCCCACCAAGCCACCCACTCCTGCTGCCCAGCTACCTCCCTTGGCTTTGTGTTTGGCCTTTCCTGGGCGGCTTGAGCCAACGTAGGGGCTGACCAGTGTGGCAGAAAGGTGGCACCACGGTGGCCAGCGGTGCAATGTTGTGCCTCCTGTCCCTGACAGATGGCAAACAGGCTGTCCTCTAACACAGCCTCGagtggcagagcccagccctgctgctctgacactgaCTCAGCTGTGAGGACACATCTCCAAGGTGACTCTGTGCTCCGGAGCGAGGATGTATCGCGTAAATTTGCTGACATTCAAGGATGGGTGCTGTTTCCTGTTGTTTGGGTCTGGAGAAAGTTTTCCTAAACAGAATCTGCTGATGTTTTCAGCCTTGTACAATCAACAGCATCACTGCTGAGGTCCCGCTGTGTGGCTCTACCAATGGTGGGTTGTGCTGGTGTAGTGAAGGGCACTGTGCCTTAAGGCAGGTTTTGTGCCCAGTGTATCAGCACAGGCTGTGGTTGGATGCTGTGTTGaatcctgcagctgcaggctcTTCCCATACCTTCCCACTCCCACATCTCCATGCTCCCAAACAGGGAATCACTTCAGTGGCTTGATGCAGCAGGAAAACTACCCATCAGGagtaaaaaaaacaccaaccctGAAATATTTATCCCTTTGGGTCAACCAGGCAACAGGCAGCTGTCAGTTCTCTTTGAGTAGGGAAGAggatgggatgtggggaggACACCCCTGTCAAAGCCAGCCTGCAGCTGTGGTGGATGAAAGGCAGTGTCACCCCACCCTTCCCCAGATGTGCCATGGGGTTGGTTGTGTGTGTGCTTCTGTATTTTTCCACTGCCGACCTGGCCCTGAGTGCCTGCATAATGGGGAGACATTATAGTACCAGCTGCAGTTTTATTTAGAAAGGAATAATGAATATTTTGTTCCAACAGGCTTTTGAAACAAGCGGCGGCCATCTGCTTAAAAGTTTTGCTCTCAGCCATGTCACGATTCCCCAAAGTTATAATCGAGCACCTCTCTGCCCTGGTCATGCcaagcagatttatttttaggTCTGGCTGTTGAACAGGCTCCCAGTTTTTCAAAGACCATTAGAATCCTGCTCTCCCTATTAACAGGCAGCCTGGAAGCGGGGACTTGCTTTTGCCTGGAATCAGTAAAACTTCTTGCTGGTGCTAACAAAGCTGAGTCAGATACTAATGAGGGTTCAAGGGCAGACGCTGCCTCAGACAACACTGAGCCTTGAAAAGCACAGAGCTGGCTGCGGAGCCAATTCTGATGCtcttaaaaaaaccaccacaaaccagcccaaaaaaccccactgcttCTCTTTTATTAAGTATAAATCCCCAGAGACTCATTTGAAAGCTCCCAAGTACCATTTTCTCTGcctttggacactctctgaCACTTTGGGGAAcagtttctgttttctgctgtcaaGCTGTTTGGttgcattgatttttttgtATTACAGCAGCAACAGGTCACGGGTGAGACTGAGATCTTTTTTTCCAGGTGACTACACACAACACATACACAATCTTACCTTCCCCAAAGAGAGATACAGGAGTTCAGAGGGAGAATTTAGCCTGCTCCAGGGTGATGTTTgaaagctgcagagcagctcctaaCCTGATTAATGCATCCTGAGGTGACTGGATTGTGTGCTGGAAATCTGCAGGAAACCAGGCTGCCCCATAGCTACCCAGTCTATATCTATCTGTGTCATTTTATTGGGATAAATGAATCAGGTGTGTGTAGCTAGATACCAAAAGCAATTTTCCCAGTGAATTCCAGTTTAAACCCTGGTTGCATTGGAAATTACAGAGTTTTCAATAGCATAATTCACAGTGTCTcgattttctctcctctgcagcATGGACAAGGACAGCCAGGATGTTCACCAGGTACTGAATGAGCTCAAGAACAAGTTCCAGGAGATGAGGAAGCTGATCAGCTCCATGCCTGGCATTGGGgtgagcccagagcagcagcagcagcagctgcagaacctGCGGGAGCAGGTCCGGACCAAAAACGAGCTGCTGCAGAAGTACAAGAGCCTTTGCATGTTTGAAATCCCCAAGGAGTAGGAAAGACACAGCTCCACTCTCCAGTCCTGAGATACCTCCtgtccaggctgaacagaaGCTGGGTGGCAGAAGctgacatttctttctttagGTTTTGTGGTTACAGAGTTGTGCCTGTGTGGACCATGGGTGTGTGACACTGGGCCAGGACACCGTGTGCTCTCCTGGGACGATGGCAGCAGCACGTTCCCTTGATCTGCTGCAGGACTGTGCACTTATATATCCCATCTCCTGTTTTCTCTCGGGGTGGGGTTCAttcttttttactttcaaacaaGCAGGAGACATTTTGCTTTCTCCTCACTAAGGGTCAAAGTACCTGCTGGTGAAAAAGCAGgcatttctgcaattttttttttacttaaaaatggCCAAACATCAAAAGGGAACATAAGAGGGAAGCATGAACTGTTTGGCCCTGCTCCTGGAAAGAGTTTCTAGTGCACTTTCCATTCCCTGTGTGTTGGAATCTGAATGATTGCTTTCAATTacttctgcatttctctttttaCACAATTGGTGGTTGTGTCTGAGATGAGTCAAATAAAGATTTATAAATTCCAAATTGCCCCTCTTGTGTTCACTGAGTGggtgtgggcagagcaggggcaggatgTTGGCAGCACTTGGGATTCTGGGCCCAGCTCCAAAATCTTTCCCTGTTAAAACAGAGGAAGG contains:
- the MED9 gene encoding mediator of RNA polymerase II transcription subunit 9 gives rise to the protein MASGPAGRAAEEPPPPEPPAEQKPPPLPPAQEEFSFLPLVHDIIKCMDKDSQDVHQVLNELKNKFQEMRKLISSMPGIGVSPEQQQQQLQNLREQVRTKNELLQKYKSLCMFEIPKE